From a single Streptomyces liliifuscus genomic region:
- a CDS encoding TIGR03086 family metal-binding protein: MDIRQLDRQALLLTGEVVSRVKTDHLMLATPCADWTLYGLLRHLVSQNEGFAASARGAGEPWAVWRDGDLGDDPAGAYEASVGDVTAAFAEDGVLERRFALPEVGEGFAVPGRTAISFHLLDYVVHAWDVAVTIGAPWEPAAELTTAALRVATLVPDEGRGAGAAFRRRITAPDDAPQGDRLLALLGRDPSWTPVPC, translated from the coding sequence ATGGACATACGACAACTGGACCGCCAGGCCCTGTTACTGACCGGGGAGGTGGTCTCCCGGGTGAAGACCGATCACTTGATGTTGGCGACGCCGTGCGCGGACTGGACCCTGTACGGTCTGCTCCGCCATCTGGTCAGCCAGAACGAGGGGTTCGCCGCCTCCGCCCGCGGCGCGGGTGAACCGTGGGCCGTATGGCGCGACGGTGACCTCGGCGATGACCCGGCCGGAGCCTATGAAGCGTCGGTGGGCGACGTCACCGCGGCGTTCGCGGAAGACGGAGTGCTGGAGCGGCGGTTCGCGCTGCCGGAGGTGGGCGAGGGCTTCGCCGTCCCCGGACGGACAGCGATCAGCTTCCACCTGCTCGACTACGTGGTGCACGCCTGGGACGTCGCAGTGACGATCGGCGCCCCGTGGGAGCCCGCCGCCGAACTGACCACCGCCGCGCTGCGCGTCGCCACCCTGGTCCCGGACGAGGGCCGCGGGGCCGGTGCCGCGTTCCGCCGACGGATCACCGCCCCCGACGACGCCCCGCAGGGCGACCGGTTGCTCGCCCTGCTCGGCCGTGACCCGTCCTGGACGCCGGTGCCATGCTGA
- the pdxR gene encoding MocR-like pyridoxine biosynthesis transcription factor PdxR translates to MDVHVRLDGQRDLSGQIYRQLRTAIHGGLLRPGDPLPPTRVLARRLSVARNTVGVAYERLVAEGYADSKVGSGTFVRTTGLSTPEVAPATDTAGPGLRPRALWARLSPWAAPETTGSTTADHDFRVGLPDARLFPYDAWRPLIARELRLSAVGAVGYGDPAGHAGLRAALARHIGLSRGVRTDPDDVLVTTSTQQALDLIGRVLLEPGDRVAVEEPGYPPARLTFLAQGAEVTGIPVDAEGLLVDAIPPDTRAVYVTPAHQFPLGMPMSLRRRTALLQWARRHGAAVIEDDYDSEFRFGGRPVETLQSLDRNGHVIYVGSFSKVMLPSLRVGLLVAPAPLRTALRTAKYTSDWHTAVPTQAALARFVDDGLLARHIRRMQHTYATRHQAITRVLTDHFADLAELVPSAAGLHVTAFTRGHLADPDALADRAGRARASGVAVYTLAEVAANRSARPGFVFGYGSISAPDIEPGLHRVLGPPKNH, encoded by the coding sequence ATGGACGTGCACGTCAGGCTTGACGGGCAGCGGGACCTGTCCGGCCAGATCTACCGTCAGTTGCGCACCGCGATCCACGGCGGGCTGTTGCGCCCCGGCGATCCGCTGCCCCCGACCCGGGTGTTGGCCCGCCGCCTGTCGGTGGCCCGCAACACCGTCGGCGTCGCCTATGAACGGCTCGTCGCCGAGGGCTACGCGGACAGCAAAGTCGGCTCCGGGACCTTTGTGCGTACGACGGGCCTGTCCACGCCCGAGGTCGCGCCCGCCACCGACACCGCCGGCCCGGGATTGCGCCCCCGCGCCCTGTGGGCGCGCTTGTCCCCATGGGCAGCCCCGGAGACCACGGGATCGACCACGGCGGACCACGACTTCCGGGTCGGCCTGCCGGACGCCCGGCTCTTCCCGTACGACGCCTGGCGTCCCCTGATCGCCAGGGAACTGCGCCTCTCGGCGGTCGGGGCGGTCGGATACGGCGACCCGGCCGGCCACGCCGGACTACGGGCCGCACTCGCCCGGCACATCGGACTCTCCCGCGGCGTGCGGACCGACCCGGACGACGTGCTGGTGACCACCAGCACGCAGCAGGCCCTGGACCTCATCGGACGGGTGCTCCTCGAACCGGGCGACCGGGTGGCCGTCGAAGAGCCCGGCTACCCACCGGCCCGGCTGACGTTCCTGGCACAGGGCGCCGAAGTCACGGGCATACCGGTGGACGCCGAGGGCCTGCTGGTGGACGCCATCCCGCCGGACACCCGCGCCGTGTACGTCACCCCCGCCCACCAGTTCCCGCTCGGCATGCCGATGTCCCTGCGGCGCAGAACGGCGCTGCTGCAGTGGGCGCGGCGGCACGGCGCGGCTGTGATCGAGGACGACTACGACAGCGAATTCCGGTTCGGCGGGCGGCCGGTCGAGACGCTGCAGAGTCTGGACCGGAACGGACACGTCATCTATGTGGGGTCGTTCTCCAAGGTGATGCTTCCCTCCCTGCGCGTCGGCCTCCTGGTGGCGCCCGCCCCGCTGCGCACAGCATTGCGCACCGCCAAGTACACGTCCGACTGGCACACGGCGGTCCCCACGCAGGCGGCGCTCGCCCGCTTCGTCGACGACGGGTTGCTCGCCCGGCACATCCGCCGGATGCAGCACACCTACGCGACCCGGCACCAAGCCATCACCCGCGTCCTCACCGACCACTTCGCGGACCTGGCCGAGTTGGTACCGTCCGCCGCCGGCCTGCACGTGACCGCATTCACCCGAGGCCACCTCGCCGACCCCGACGCCCTCGCGGACCGAGCCGGCCGGGCGCGGGCATCCGGCGTGGCGGTCTACACCCTGGCGGAGGTCGCCGCGAACCGCTCCGCGCGCCCAGGCTTCGTCTTCGGCTACGGCTCGATCAGCGCCCCTGACATCGAGCCGGGCCTGCACCGCGTACTCGGCCCGCCCAAGAATCACTGA
- a CDS encoding helix-turn-helix domain-containing protein, giving the protein MWWPCGWEAVGVAYQPSRSVAGSSLPPLSRPQLAEARRVRAVELFGDGVSNAEIARAVGVCAESVRRWLRVWEQGGASALRRRAATGRPPKLDDAQVEAVRAALEQGAQAHDFEADLWTLERVGVVVTRTTDVVLSRASVWRLLTGRLGWSLQRARAAGGRAGRVGDRPLDGARGRALCTGASYRVQ; this is encoded by the coding sequence ATGTGGTGGCCGTGTGGGTGGGAGGCTGTCGGGGTGGCCTACCAACCTTCCCGTTCGGTTGCCGGCTCTTCCCTTCCTCCTTTGTCGCGGCCCCAGTTGGCGGAAGCGCGTCGTGTTCGGGCGGTCGAGTTGTTCGGGGACGGCGTCTCGAATGCGGAGATCGCGAGGGCGGTGGGGGTGTGTGCCGAGAGTGTGCGGCGTTGGCTGCGGGTGTGGGAGCAAGGGGGTGCTTCGGCCCTGCGGCGACGGGCAGCCACCGGGCGCCCACCCAAGCTGGACGACGCCCAGGTCGAGGCGGTCCGGGCCGCGTTGGAGCAAGGCGCCCAGGCTCATGACTTCGAGGCTGACCTGTGGACTTTGGAGCGAGTCGGCGTGGTCGTCACCCGGACAACGGATGTGGTGTTGTCGAGGGCATCGGTGTGGCGGCTGCTGACCGGCCGGCTCGGATGGAGCCTGCAACGGGCCCGAGCGGCGGGCGGTCGAGCGGGACGAGTCGGAGATCGCCCGCTGGATGGCGCACGAGGCCGCGCATTGTGTACGGGCGCTTCCTACCGCGTTCAGTGA
- a CDS encoding amidohydrolase family protein, whose amino-acid sequence MKPMGRRGFLTASTALGIGAGLSTYAIASEASENETSDKTSDKTSDISRRDQDLPFIGTEETFTTPTLLKLNSINQDHIAFLEEIGLSDLGQRRIGDMDAGGLNVQILSAHTPSVQNVPGQRGIDLAYRLNRQLVDGPIAKYPGRFKAFATLPLQSPEAAADELERSVREDGFLGALTNGHIAKKYLDHPDFEPVLARAVALDVPIYLHPGYPADEVFKILYSTTRSEYKEEFQDYIFSGSGYGWHQEVLTQCIRMIAYGVFDRFPKLKIVIGHMGEGLPFYYERIVNDMGEPTEDSLEKPFGQYFQDNFWVTTSAFPQTELLDLLLKYISVDRVMFATDYPFADIKEQTDWFRGVDLPREDKEKIAFRNAEKLFKMKVPVK is encoded by the coding sequence ATGAAGCCCATGGGACGCCGCGGATTTCTCACCGCCAGCACGGCACTTGGCATTGGTGCCGGCTTGTCCACGTACGCCATTGCCTCGGAAGCGAGCGAGAACGAGACTTCGGACAAGACTTCAGACAAGACTTCGGACATTTCACGGCGGGACCAGGACCTGCCCTTCATCGGCACGGAGGAGACCTTTACGACTCCCACGTTGTTGAAGCTGAACTCCATCAATCAGGATCACATAGCGTTCCTTGAGGAAATTGGACTTTCGGATCTAGGCCAACGCCGCATCGGCGATATGGATGCGGGGGGACTCAACGTTCAAATCCTCTCTGCTCATACCCCCTCCGTACAAAATGTCCCTGGGCAAAGGGGCATCGACCTTGCCTATCGTCTTAACCGGCAACTTGTAGACGGGCCAATCGCCAAATATCCGGGCCGCTTCAAGGCTTTCGCCACCTTGCCCTTGCAGAGCCCGGAGGCGGCGGCGGACGAACTGGAACGCTCGGTTCGGGAAGATGGCTTCTTGGGCGCACTGACCAACGGACACATCGCGAAGAAGTATCTCGATCATCCCGATTTCGAGCCTGTGCTGGCACGTGCCGTTGCTCTCGATGTGCCGATCTACCTGCATCCCGGCTATCCAGCTGACGAGGTCTTCAAGATCCTCTACAGCACCACACGGTCTGAATACAAGGAAGAGTTCCAAGACTACATTTTCAGTGGGTCTGGATATGGCTGGCACCAGGAGGTGCTGACCCAATGCATTCGGATGATCGCGTACGGGGTTTTCGACAGGTTCCCCAAACTGAAAATCGTCATCGGCCACATGGGCGAAGGCCTTCCCTTCTACTACGAGCGGATCGTCAATGACATGGGCGAGCCGACCGAAGACTCGCTCGAGAAGCCCTTCGGGCAATACTTCCAGGACAACTTCTGGGTCACAACCAGCGCATTCCCCCAGACCGAACTGCTCGATCTCCTGCTGAAGTACATAAGCGTGGATCGAGTGATGTTCGCAACCGACTACCCGTTCGCGGACATAAAGGAGCAGACCGACTGGTTCCGCGGAGTCGATTTGCCACGCGAAGACAAGGAAAAGATTGCGTTCCGAAATGCTGAGAAACTGTTCAAAATGAAAGTGCCCGTGAAGTGA
- a CDS encoding aromatic-ring hydroxylase C-terminal domain-containing protein, with translation MTRSADLLREGRGLLLDLVDRAEVRDAAAAWIGRVNSVIARTDRVDVDALLIRPDGCVARVLPVRWAPGSANRPELRPNSRLRFAR, from the coding sequence GTGACCCGCTCGGCGGACCTGCTGCGTGAGGGGCGTGGGCTCCTGCTGGACCTCGTCGACCGCGCGGAGGTCCGCGACGCCGCGGCCGCGTGGATCGGACGGGTCAACTCCGTCATCGCCCGCACGGACCGGGTGGACGTCGACGCGTTGCTCATCCGGCCCGACGGCTGTGTCGCCCGGGTTTTGCCCGTGCGCTGGGCACCTGGTTCGGCCAACCGGCCTGAGCTCCGTCCTAACAGTCGTCTCAGGTTCGCTCGGTAG
- a CDS encoding FAD-dependent monooxygenase: MYAPVGGQGLNVGIVDAANLGWKLAAVVGGWVGEDILDTYTTERHPVATRLLQNTRAQLALMRPDPQTRALWEMVSDLMDLDDAHRYIADMLAGMDVRYDLGDDHRLVGTLCPDMKSTPERPRPGRRQRGDPLGGPAA, from the coding sequence GTGTACGCGCCGGTCGGCGGCCAGGGCCTCAACGTAGGTATCGTCGACGCGGCGAACCTCGGCTGGAAGCTCGCGGCCGTGGTAGGCGGATGGGTCGGCGAGGACATCCTCGACACGTACACCACCGAACGGCATCCGGTCGCGACACGCCTGCTGCAGAACACCCGGGCCCAGCTTGCCCTGATGCGACCCGACCCGCAGACGAGGGCGCTGTGGGAGATGGTCTCCGACCTGATGGACCTCGACGACGCCCACCGGTACATCGCCGACATGCTCGCCGGCATGGACGTCCGGTACGACCTGGGCGATGACCACCGGCTCGTCGGCACCCTGTGCCCGGACATGAAGTCGACGCCGGAGCGGCCCCGGCCCGGACGTCGTCAGCGCGGTGACCCGCTCGGCGGACCTGCTGCGTGA